From Bos taurus isolate L1 Dominette 01449 registration number 42190680 breed Hereford chromosome 29, ARS-UCD2.0, whole genome shotgun sequence, a single genomic window includes:
- the ATG2A gene encoding autophagy-related protein 2 homolog A encodes MSRWLWPWSNCVKERVCRYLLHHYLGHFFQEHLSLDQLSLDLYKGSVALRDIHLEIWSVNEVLESMESPLELVEGFVGSIEVAVPWAALLTDHCTVHVSGLQLTLQPRQGPGPGTGDSQSWASCMTTSMQLAQECLRDGLPEPSEPPQPLEGLEMFAQTIETVLRRIKVTFLDTVVRVEHSPGTGERGVAVEAHVQRLEYCDEAVRDPSQAPPVDVHQPPAFLHKLLQLAGVRLHFEELPQQEGPPEPPLQIGSCSGCLELTVKLKQNEAFPGPKLEVCGQLGSLHLLLTPRQLQQLQELLSAVSLADPESLVDKLNKSRPLGAEDLWLIEQDLNQQLQAGTGTEPLSPDPLSNPLVNLESTDLFFSMAGLTSSVASAVSELSLSDVDLGSSVHSTTASRRLSAQAPPTGRTAPVPPSNTLRPDSLLKMTLGGVTLTLLQTSAPSSGPPDLTTHFFAEFDATVDGSFGSHDLHRLRPRFQRACPCSHVRLTGAAVQLSWELQTSRGRRATSTEVHFGQLEVLECLWPRGALEPEYAEILSFPNSLRSQASAQPCAHLRHTQTLRRVPKSRPRRPPARHCHSELALDLADFQADVELGALDRLAALLHLATTPPPELPAGLLTEPPLAAEQHTLVRLSAPRATLQLRFPIADLRPERDPWAGRAVRAEQLRLELTEPQFRSELSSGPGPPAPTRLELTCSDLHVTYEDGEKPPIPCLRVSKALDPKSPGHKYFLPQVVVTLNPQLNAPWEVAPEKGEDLELSAENLCDLREPEPSPFSSKRTMYETEEMVIPGDPEEMRTFQTRALALSRCSLEVILPAAHIFLPSKEAYESLYNRINNDLLMWEPADLLPAPAPAAPPAGCPDASGFWQDSFKMCKSAFKLGRQGAPLLDLILDSDSDDEDTHFSVGASGAPRPLARESRSPRSQSTFSALVTVLKGRITAHCETKDECGKRLEGAHGELVLDVEQGTIFSVSQYRGQPGLGYFCLEAEKAALYHRAAMDDYPLPGRLELPAFAPPAQLARTIYPSEDGVTEQGASGRRGQGRGPHMLSTAVRIQLDPQRNVKEFLVTLRLHRATLRHRMALPEQSWHSQLLEFLDVLDDPVLGYLPPTVITILHVHLFSCAVDYRPLYLPVRVLVTAETFTLSSNIVMDTSTFLLRFILDDSALYLSDKCEMETLDLRRDYVCVLDVDLLELVIKTWKGNTDDRLSQPLFELRCSNNAMHVHSCADSCALLINLLQYLTSAGDLHPPPRPPSPTEIAGQKLSESPASLPSCPPVETALINQRDLTDALLDTERSLRELAQASGSPFFQASPVSVYLFPGERSGAQPPSPAAGAPTGSLGSRSGAKEAEKEDEGDGDTLDSDEFCILDAPGLGILPADGEPVVTQLHPGPIVVQDGHFAQPLGSTDLLRAPAHFPVPSSRVVLREVSLVWHLYGGRDFGPHPGHRARVSLSGPRSSPSRSSGPNRPQNSWRAQGGSGRQHHVLMEIQLSKVSFQHEAYPAEPGPVAPGRELEEQPLSRQVFIVQELEVRDRLASSQINKFLYLHTSERMPRRTHSNMLKVKALHVAPVTNLGGPECCLRVSLLPLRLNVDQDALLFLRDFFTTLAASINPMVPAETSAEARPETPVPPSGPQEGQPEGVETTSSQEAAGGRLGTSPTEQQPIYFREFRFTSEVPIWLDYHGKHVTMDQVGTFAGLLIGLAQLNCSELKLKRLCCRHGLLGVDKVLGYALNEWLQDIRKNQLPGLLGGVGPMHSVVQLFQGFRDLLWLPIEQYRKDGRLMRGLQRGAASFGSSTASAALELSNRLVQAIQATAETVYDILSPAAPISRSLQDKRSVRRLRKGQQPADLREGVAKAYDTVREGILDTAQTICEVASRGHEQKGLTGAVGGVIRQLPPTVVKPLILATEATSNLLGGMRNQILPDAHKDHALKWRLDEARD; translated from the exons ATGTCACGATGGCTGTGGCCGTGGTCGAACTGTGTGAAAGAGCGGGTTTGCCGCTACTTGCTGCACCATTACTTGGGTCACTTCTTCCAGGAGCACCTCAGCCTGGACCAGCTCAGCCTGGATCTGTACAAGGGCAGCGTTGCCCTGCGGGATATACATCTGGAGATCTGG TCTGTGAATGAGGTACTGGAGTCTATGGAGTCGCCACTGGAGCTGGTGGAAGGCTTCGTGGGCTCCATTGAAGTGGCCGTGCCCTGGGCTGCCCTGCTCACCGACCACTGCACTGTGCACGTGTCAGGCCTCCAGCTCACCTTGCAACCCCGCCAGGGCCCAG GGCCGGGGACTGGCGACTCACAGAGCTGGGCCTCGTGCATGACCACCAGCATGCAGCTGGCTCAGGAGTGCCTGCGGGACGGGCTGCCTGAGCCCTCTGAGCCACCGCAGCCCCTGGAAGGACTGGAGATGTTCGCCCAGACCATCGAGACTG TACTGCGGAGGATCAAGGTGACCTTCTTGGATACTGTCGTGAGGGTGGAGCACTCGCCGGGCACTGGGGAGCGTGGCGTGGCGGTGGAGGCCCACGTGCAGAG ACTGGAGTACTGCGATGAGGCGGTGCGAGACCCAAGCCAGGCGCCCCCGGTGGATGTGCACCAGCCTCCTGCCTTCCTCCACAAGCTGCTGCAGCTGGCGGGGGTCCGCCTGCACTTCGAGGAGCTCCCCCAGCAG GAAGGACCCCCAGAGCCACCTTTGCAGATTGGCAGCTGCTCAGGGTGCCTGGAGCTGACAGTGAAACTGAAGCAGAATGAGGCCTTCCCAGGCCCCAAG CTGGAGGTGTGTGGACAGCTGGGCTCCCTGCACCTGCTCCTGACCCCACGGCAGCTCCAGCAGCTTCAGGAACTGCTCAGCGCTGTGAGCCTTGCAG ACCCCGAGAGCCTGGTGGACAAGCTGAACAAGAGCCGCCCGCTCGGTGCTGAAGACCTGTGGCTGATTGAACAGGATCTGAACCAGCAGCTGCAGGCGGGGACTGGGACTGAGCCCCTCAGCCCAGACCCCCTTTCGAACCCCCTTGTCAACCTGGAGAGCACTG ACCTCTTCTTCTCCATGGCGGGCCTCACAAGCAGTGTGGCCTCAGCCGTGTCCGAGCTCTCGCTCTCCGACGTAGAcctgggctcctctgtgcacAGTACCACAGCCTCCCGCCGGCTCTCTGCTCAAGCCCCCCCTACCG GCAGGACAGCCCCGGTGCCCCCCTCGAACACCCTGCGCCCAGACTCGCTGCTGAAGATGACCTTGGGGGGTGTGACCCTGACCTTGCTTCAGACATCTGCCCCGTCTTCTGGACCCCCTGACCTCACTACCCACTTTTTTGCCGAATTTGATGCCACCGTGGATGGGTCCTTCGGCTCCCATGACTTGCACCGTCTGCGACCGCGCTTCCAGAGGGCCTGTCCTTGCAGCCATGTCCG GCTAACGGGTGCCGCCGTGCAGCTGTCCTGGGAGCTGCAGACAAGCAGGGGCCGGCGGGCCACCAGCACAGAAGTGCACTTCGGGCAGCTGGAGGTGCTGGAGTGCCTGTGGCCCAGGGGCGCCTTGGAGCCTGAGTACGCAGAG ATCCTGAGCTTCCCCAACAGCCTGCGATCCCAGGCCTCGGCTCAGCCCTGCGCCCACCTGCGCCACACACAGACCCTGCGCCGGGTGCCCAAG AGCCGGCCCCGGCGCCCACCTGCCCGCCATTGTCACTCAGAACTGGCCCTGGACCTGGCCGACTTCCAGGCGGATGTGGAACTGGGGGCCCTGGACCGGCTCGCTGCCCTGCTGCACCTGGCCACCACACCCCCTCCTGAGCTGCCTGCGGGCCTGCTG ACAGAGCCCCCACTAGCAGCCGAGCAGCACACGCTGGTGCGGCTCTCAGCACCCCGGGCCACACTGCAGCTGCGCTTCCCTATCGCTGACCTGCGGCCTGAGCGGGACCCCTGGGCGGGCCGGGCCGTGCGAGCTGAGCAGCTGAGACTGGAGCTGACTGAGCCCCAGTTCCGGTCAGAGTTGAGCAGTGGGCCtggtcccccagcccccacccgccTGGAACTTACCTGCTCTGACCTGCATG TCACCTATGAAGATGGAGAGAAGCCGCCCATCCCCTGCCTGCGGGTCTCCAAAGCTCTGGATCCCAAGAGCCCTGGGCACAAGTACTTCCTGCCCCA gGTAGTGGTGACCCTGAACCCCCAGCTCAACGCACCGTGGGAAGTGGCCCCGGAGAAGGGAGAGGATCTGGAGCTGTCGGCTGAGAACCTGTGCGACCTTCGGGAGCCCGAGCCCTCGCCCTTCTCCTCCAAAAGGACCATGTACGAGACGGAAGAG ATGGTGATCCCTGGAGACCCTGAGGAGATGAGAACCTTTCAGACCCGGGCCCTGGCGCTGTCCCGCTGTAGCCTAGAAGTGATCCTGCCCGCTGCCCATATCTTCCTGCCCAGCAAGGAGGCCTACGAGAGCCTCTACAACAG GATCAACAATGACCTGCTCATGTGGGAGCCCGCAGACCTgcttcccgcccccgcccccgccgcgccCCCCGCCGGCTGCCCAGATGCCTCGGGCTTCTGGCAAGACAGCTTCAAGATGTGCAAGTCTGCCTTCAAGCTGGGTAGGCAGGGTGCTCCG CTCCTTGATCTCATCCTAGACTCGGACTCGGACGACGAGGACACCCATTTCTCAGTGGGGGCATCAGGTGCCCCCCGGCCCCTTGCCCGTGAGTCCCGGAGCCCTCGCTCCCAGAGTACCTTCTCTGCATTGGTGACGGTGTTGAAGGGCCGGATCACCGCCCACTGTGAGACCAAG GACGAGTGTGGGAAGCGGCTGGAGGGCGCCCATGGCGAGCTGGTGCTGGACGTGGAACAAGGAACCATCTTCAGCGTCTCTCAGTACCGAGGCCAGCCGGGACTTGGCTACTTCTGCCTGGAAGCGGAGAAGGCAGCACTCTACCACCGAG CGGCCATGGATGACTACCCACTGCCCGGTCGCCTGGAGCTGCCCGCCTTTGCTCCCCCGGCTCAGCTGGCCCGGACCATCTACCCATCGGAGGATGGGGTAACTGAGCAAGGAGCCTCAGGCCGCAGAGGCCAGGGCCGGGGCCCCCACATGCTGTCCACCGCGGTGCGCATCCAGCTGGACCCCCAGAGGAACGTCAAG GAGTTCCTGGTGACCCTGCGGCTGCACAGGGCCACCTTGCGCCACCGCATGGCCCTGCCGGAGCAGAGCTGGCACTCCCAG CTATTGGAGTTCTTAGATGTCCTGGATGACCCAGTGCTGGGCTACCTGCCTCCAACGGTCATCACCATCCTACACGTCCACCTGTTCTCCTGTGCCGTGGACTACAG GCCCCTCTACCTCCCCGTACGTGTCCTTGTCACTGCTGAGACCTTCACCCTCTCCAGCAACATCGTCATGGACACCTCTACCTTCCTGCTCAG GTTCATCCTCGACGACTCCGCCTTGTACCTGTCCGACAAGTGTGAGATGGAGACCCTGGATCTGCGGCGAG ATTACGTCTGCGTCTTGGATGTTGACCTCCTGGAACTCGTGATAAAAACCTGGAAGGGGAACACCGATGACAGACTG AGCCAGCCGCTGTTCGAGCTGCGCTGCTCCAACAATGCGATGCACGTGCACAGCTGCGCTGACTCCTGTGCCCTGCTGATCAACCTGCTGCAGTACCTGACGAGCGCGGGGGacctgcaccccccaccccggccgCCCAGCCCCACGGAGATCGCCGGCCAGAAG CTCTCAGAAAGCCCCGCCTCCCTGCCCTCGTGCCCACCGGTGGAGACGGCCCTCATCAACCAGCGGGACCTGACGGACGCCCTCCTGGACACCGAGCGCAGCCTGCGGGAGCTGGCGCAGGCCTCAG GCAGCCCCTTCTTCCAGGCCTCTCCAGTGTCGGTCTACCTGTTCCCCGGAGAACGGAGTGGGGCTCAACCCCCCTCACCCGCTGCTGGGGCCCCCACTGGCAGCTTGGGGTCCCGCTCTGgggccaaagaagctgaaaaggAAGATGAGGGGGATGGAGACACTTTGGACAGCGATGAGTTCTGCATCCTGGACGCTCCTGGCCTGGGCATCCTG CCCGCCGACGGGGAGCCCGTGGTGACGCAGCTGCACCCAGGCCCCATCGTAGTGCAGGACGGGCACTTTGCGCAGCCACTGGGCAGCACGGACCTGCTGCGGGCACCTGCCCACTTCCCCGTGCCCAGCAGTCGAGTGGTGCTGCGTGAGGTCTCCCTCGTCTGGCACCTCTATGGCGGCCGAGACTTTGGCCCCCACCCTGGCCACAG GGCAAGGGTCAGCCTCTCAGGCCCCCGGAGTTCCCCTTCTCGCAGCTCCGGCCCCAACCGGCCCCAGAACTCCTGGCGTGCACAGGGGGGCAGTGGGAGGCAGCACCACGTCCTTATGGAGATTCAGCTTAGCAAG GTGAGCTTCCAGCACGAGGCATACCCAGCGGAGCCAGGCCCCGTCGCCCCTGGCCGGGAGCTGGAGGAGCAGCCGCTGTCCCGCCAGGTGTTCATCGTGCAGGAGCTGGAGGTGCGCGACCGGCTGGCTTCCTCCCAGATCAACAAGTTCCTGTATCTCCACACGAGCGAGCGCATGCCGCGGCGCACCCACTCCAACATG ctCAAGGTCAAAGCACTGCACGTGGCCCCCGTGACCAACCTGGGGGGCCCCGAGTGCTGCCTCCGCGTCTCGCTGCTGCCCCTGCGGCTCAACGTGGATCAG GACGCCCTGCTCTTCCTCAGGGACTTCTTCACCACCCTGGCGGCCAGCATCAACCCCATGGTCCCAGCAGAGACCTCCGCTGAAG CTCGCCCTGAGACCCCGGTCCCGCCCAGCGGCCCCCAGGAAGGGCAGCCGGAGGGTGTGGAGACCACCAGCTCCCAGGAGGCCGCAGGCGGTAGGCTCGGCACCTCCCCCACCGAGCAGCAGCCCATCTACTTCAG ggagTTCCGCTTCACGTCTGAAGTGCCCATTTGGCTGGATTACCATGGCAAGCACGTCACCATGGACCAGGTG GGCACTTTCGCAGGTCTCCTCATCGGCCTGGCCCAGCTCAACTGTTCAGAGCTGAAGCTAAAGCGGCTCTGCTGCCGGCATGG GCTCCTGGGTGTGGACAAGGTGCTGGGCTACGCGCTCAATGAGTGGCTGCAGGACATCCGCAAGAACCAGCTGCCGGGCTTGCTGGGGGGTGTGGGCCCCATGCACTCAGTCGTCCAGCTCT tCCAAGGGTTCCGGGACCTGCTGTGGCTGCCCATTGAGCAGTACAGGAAGGACGGCCGCCTCATGCGGGGGCTGCAGCGCGGCGCTGCCTCCTTCGGCTCGTCCACAGCCTCGGCCGCCTTGGAACTCAGCAACCGGCTGGTGCAAGCTATCCAG GCCACAGCTGAGACCGTGTATGACATCCTGTCCCCAGCGGCGCCCATCTCGCGCTCCCTGCAGGACAAGCGCTCCGTGCGGAGGCTGCGGAAGGGCCAGCAGCCGGCTGACCTCCGGGAGGGCGTGGCCAAGGCCTACGACACAGTTCGCGAG GGCATCCTGGACACAGCTCAGACCATCTGCGAGGTGGCGTCTCGGGGCCACGAACAGAAGGGGCTGACCGGCGCCGTGGGGGGCGTGATCCGCCAGCTGCCCCCAACCGTGGTGAAGCCCCTCATCCTGGCCACCGAGGCCACGTCCAACCTGCTGGGAGGGATGCGCAACCAGATCCTCCCCGACGCGCACAAGGACCACGCTCTGAAGTGGCGTCTGGACGAGGCCCGGGACTGA